Proteins from one Niallia circulans genomic window:
- a CDS encoding Lrp/AsnC family transcriptional regulator, with the protein MKNAVKLDEIDYKIMNVLSENARIPVSEIGRIISMTQPAVKERMNKLEEQGVIASYKTKFAPSAINKSILTFVMFKTSKCANFVQYCKEAPEVVDLYRVSGESNYLLKVMTDSTATLSALLESLMKFGLSHPIIVMKTEFEEKISFDE; encoded by the coding sequence ATGAAAAATGCAGTCAAACTCGATGAAATTGATTATAAAATCATGAATGTATTATCTGAAAATGCGAGAATACCTGTTTCTGAAATAGGCAGAATCATCTCCATGACACAGCCTGCAGTTAAGGAAAGGATGAATAAGCTGGAGGAACAGGGGGTTATAGCCAGTTATAAAACAAAGTTCGCACCTTCTGCCATTAATAAAAGCATCTTAACGTTCGTTATGTTTAAAACAAGCAAGTGTGCCAATTTCGTTCAATACTGTAAGGAAGCACCTGAAGTAGTGGATTTATATCGGGTAAGCGGCGAATCAAATTATTTACTAAAAGTAATGACAGATTCAACAGCTACGCTTTCGGCGTTGTTGGAATCCTTAATGAAATTCGGATTATCACACCCGATAATCGTCATGAAAACAGAATTTGAAGAGAAAATCTCATTTGACGAATAA
- a CDS encoding SDR family oxidoreductase, producing the protein MKNLTGKIALVTGASRGIGSAIAKRLAEEGALVAVHYGSNKDAANITVKEIVSAGGNAFAIQANLHSLDGVHKLIAQLDEDLHNRTGAAAFDILVNNAGIGTQGTIEDTTENIFDEIIDINLKAPFFLIQQAFPRLREKGRIINISSAEVRIGLTGSICYGLSKGALNTMTLPLAKHLGPRDITVNTIMPGYTKTDINIKLLDDLEIRKFATESSVFNRLGQVEDVADAAAFLASSDSRWITGQILDVSGGFRL; encoded by the coding sequence ATGAAGAATTTAACTGGCAAGATCGCTTTAGTAACCGGAGCAAGTCGTGGCATCGGTTCTGCTATTGCAAAAAGATTAGCTGAGGAAGGTGCATTAGTTGCTGTCCATTATGGCAGCAATAAGGATGCTGCGAATATTACGGTTAAGGAGATTGTGTCTGCTGGTGGAAATGCATTCGCTATACAAGCTAATTTACATTCATTAGATGGCGTCCATAAGCTAATAGCACAATTAGATGAAGATCTGCACAATAGAACTGGTGCAGCAGCATTTGATATTTTAGTAAATAATGCCGGTATCGGCACACAAGGAACGATTGAAGACACAACAGAGAATATTTTTGACGAAATCATCGATATAAATTTAAAAGCACCCTTTTTTCTTATCCAGCAAGCATTCCCAAGACTCAGAGAAAAGGGGCGAATCATTAATATTTCTTCTGCAGAAGTCCGCATTGGTTTAACAGGTTCGATTTGCTATGGCTTAAGTAAAGGAGCGCTTAATACAATGACGCTTCCATTGGCCAAACATCTTGGCCCAAGGGATATAACAGTTAATACCATTATGCCAGGATATACAAAAACAGATATTAATATCAAGCTGCTGGATGATCTGGAGATAAGAAAATTTGCCACCGAATCCTCTGTGTTTAACAGATTAGGTCAGGTTGAAGATGTTGCAGATGCTGCTGCCTTTCTGGCATCGTCTGACAGCCGGTGGATAACTGGCCAGATTTTAGATGTTTCTGGAGGCTTCCGCTTATAA
- the trpA gene encoding tryptophan synthase subunit alpha yields the protein MTTIAERFNEVKRNGDKAFVPYIMAGDGGLETLEGKIKFLENAGATAIELGIPFSDPVADGPIIQAAGIRALQAGTTLKKVFDTLASFRETTTIPIVFMTYLNPILAYGVEAFFAACEQSGVNGLIVPDMPIEEEGILLSSAESHQVEIIRLVTLTSSIDRIAQIAKKGNGFLYAVTVTGITGSRTVFQTQLGEHLLKVKEVSPIPVLAGFGISTPEHVKEMTQHCDGVIVGSKIVELFHKNELDEIKSLIAASKKVSV from the coding sequence ATGACGACAATTGCTGAACGTTTTAACGAAGTTAAAAGAAATGGCGACAAAGCCTTTGTTCCGTATATTATGGCAGGCGACGGTGGCTTGGAAACATTAGAGGGAAAAATCAAATTTCTTGAAAATGCCGGAGCAACAGCAATCGAGCTTGGCATCCCGTTTTCCGACCCCGTTGCAGATGGACCAATCATTCAGGCTGCTGGAATTCGTGCACTTCAAGCTGGAACAACATTGAAAAAAGTATTTGATACTTTAGCGTCCTTTCGGGAGACGACGACAATTCCGATTGTCTTTATGACCTATTTAAACCCAATTCTGGCGTATGGTGTCGAGGCATTTTTTGCAGCATGTGAACAATCTGGCGTTAACGGATTAATCGTCCCTGATATGCCAATTGAGGAAGAAGGAATTCTGCTTTCCTCTGCAGAAAGTCACCAAGTCGAAATTATCCGCCTCGTAACATTGACTAGTTCAATCGACAGAATTGCGCAGATTGCCAAAAAAGGAAACGGTTTTCTATATGCAGTTACTGTAACCGGAATAACTGGTTCTCGTACAGTATTCCAAACACAATTAGGTGAACATTTGCTAAAAGTGAAGGAGGTAAGTCCAATTCCTGTGTTGGCAGGCTTTGGCATCTCAACACCTGAACACGTTAAGGAAATGACCCAGCATTGTGATGGCGTTATTGTCGGCAGCAAAATTGTCGAGTTGTTTCATAAGAATGAATTAGATGAAATCAAAAGCTTAATTGCCGCAAGCAAGAAGGTATCTGTTTAG